The following are from one region of the Robbsia betulipollinis genome:
- a CDS encoding histidine kinase, whose protein sequence is MAWQLLFSPQKHLTVQMPSNLNRESMYRLVASVLDRDHNARCATIYLDFEPLKFIDPAGVTVLSNLIEFLRKVGAKTYFKGHKDLSTPVRFLDDSGFFEQYLGYALVPGARIRATTLPLQLVEYQRSYEYLEYKLIPWLANVLGAAEPNLSTIKVCFQEIFNNINDHSEVKIGCVFAQHYPKNHTVQITVSDFGVGIPHRIQSVEPQHNDQQALRRAAEQGFTTQTTIRNRGAGLDVLIKNVVSKNGGAIIIQSGGGILSCTRGPDGTVKRTPRSAKGFYPGTLIQMSLHTKYFISDELDEEFSW, encoded by the coding sequence ATGGCTTGGCAGTTGTTATTTAGCCCGCAAAAACACTTGACGGTTCAAATGCCTAGCAATTTGAACCGGGAAAGCATGTATCGCTTGGTCGCATCGGTCCTTGACCGAGATCACAACGCACGCTGCGCAACAATCTATCTTGACTTCGAACCGCTAAAATTTATTGATCCAGCAGGCGTTACGGTTCTCAGCAATCTCATTGAGTTTCTGAGGAAAGTTGGGGCCAAAACTTACTTTAAAGGCCACAAGGATCTCAGCACACCCGTCAGGTTTCTAGACGACTCTGGATTTTTCGAGCAATACTTGGGATATGCACTCGTACCGGGAGCAAGGATTAGGGCGACTACCCTCCCCCTCCAGCTAGTCGAATATCAACGGAGCTATGAGTATCTGGAGTACAAACTCATTCCCTGGTTAGCCAATGTTCTCGGAGCAGCTGAGCCCAATCTCTCTACAATAAAAGTGTGCTTTCAAGAGATATTTAACAACATCAACGACCACTCGGAAGTAAAGATTGGCTGTGTTTTCGCCCAGCACTACCCAAAAAATCATACAGTTCAAATAACGGTTTCCGACTTCGGGGTAGGGATTCCACATCGAATTCAATCAGTAGAACCTCAACACAACGATCAACAGGCCCTTCGTCGTGCGGCAGAACAAGGATTCACGACTCAAACCACCATCCGAAATCGTGGCGCTGGCCTCGACGTGTTGATAAAAAACGTCGTTTCAAAAAACGGCGGCGCCATCATCATTCAGTCTGGTGGTGGTATCCTATCTTGTACCAGAGGGCCTGATGGAACTGTGAAGCGTACGCCACGGTCTGCAAAAGGTTTTTATCCTGGGACGCTCATACAGATGTCCCTTCACACAAAATATTTCATTTCTGACGAACTTGACGAGGAGTTTTCGTGGTGA